CCTCTATCATCCTTAAGTCTTAGATCTACTTATTATTTGATAaactaacatattttaatttactaagagtatatgtcaaattattACAacaccatagatttcatgatcacttGTCCTTAAGATCACACAAGATGACACATTATCTCAAACTTATGAGATATCAAGGTACCTATAATCATCTGTCTTGATCAACAATAACCTAATCCATAGATAATATAAGACCACCTTAAGATCTAACTCGGAAGTTAAAATCATTTAAGACCTTAACATTTGCTTAATATCTTCAACactagctcaatattctctcaatgTTGAAACTCATGCAAAATAATAGTTTGGTAAAGTTATGACTACTCGATAACTAATAtcataactcaccataggtattatccaatatgtaaccatacacactagtgcactcattaTAGAAAATCTCAATAATCAAGACTAGTCATccttctaattaggaggtagtacacTGTAAcctaaaagaatttattaagtCCATGAACCGATTACGAATAACTTATCAACTTGCAAGGAACTTATAACTTAAATCTTCCatgtaactcttaatgcacctaagtcatgtataatgttaGTGATGCATGCATGAATGCTTAAATAAATCTTAATGCAAACACATTTAAAATAGTGGAAATAGAAATCataatatataaatgtattaatgaaATCTGACTTTGTTaaatcatgtcatgcttttaaagcTCTATCGGAACAATTTGTCATTGGATAGATAGATAATGAGTATGAAAATAACAATGAGTTAATAATAAAGTATTAGGAGCATAGAATGTGACATGAAATGTCATAATATCTATAAGCAGCTGTAATAGTCTGTGCTCATGGAATTCACATGTGCATGAACTAATGTCTAAGTTCACATAGGTTGAAATTGATGACCGACCTCTTAATATGTTTCTCTTATATTCTCACCAAGACAATCAACTACTTGCATGTCAATTGTCATAGGATATCATGTCTAACCTACAAGTATGCATTGACTTGTATTTCATCATCTAAAACATATTAGATATTCTCCACTTGGTTGCACAAATTTGCCACttgcatttttatcaaaacattcaagAAGCAATAACTCAATATCCATTTGAATACActtcatgttttcttttttttttttaaacaaaaaatattagtaaattttaaataaaatacagGATCTATTAGAGAATTACACTGAAAAtgtaatggttttaaaaaattgattaaaaatattttactatactaaattttaaaatttttttaagtaatttttaagaacataaaataggTCTATAATttttgtatcaaattttctacatttgtataggattcttttatttaaaaaatttaaaaacaagaagtGTATTCAAATAAAGCCTTAGATGTAGATTTAGCTATTTTGAACTCAACTTTCTTAAGTTTGAGAGGCATCATGTACAAACttcttttgtaattatttttaacttgaatATAATTGGTGCACTTCTATATAATCATTGCTAATGCCACTAATTATCGGGGGTAGTTTCATGCTTTGTCTTTTATTTGATGCCCTTTCCATTATGGTATTATCATGTGGGAAACCATAGTTTGTATTAATGATGGTTAGAATTAGTGTACTCTGAGCTATTTCACTTCTAAAATGGTCAATTTGGGTCACTTGTCCATCATTAGTATGGTTAGTATGCACCATCCCAATTCATATTCTAGTCATGATCATAAGAGCCTTTAAGTGGCTCATTGTTAAATCTTATTCCATTTTCACTACCATCGCATAGAGTTTTGAATCACTCATAATGAATGAATCCACTTTTATACATCAACATTAAGTTATATCAAATTCTTTCTCAATCTCGAATGATATATGATATTCAAAATAAGAGTTGCAAATCAATTTATAACCATTATTCTCATTCTCTATTCTATTGTGatacacaataaaaaaaacccattaCTGCAatcaaaactaataaaaattttcaaaacaccATCCTTAGTTAATTGTATAGGAGTTGTTGGTATTTTAGCATCGAATACATACTTCATTGAAGCAAAACACTTTCTTGGATCTAGCTTTAGAATATCATACACAAGCCCTAATAATTCTTCATATGAAATAATCTTCAAGACTTCAAAGCCTTTAACTCTACAtccttcaaaacaaaaatcattttgatcATGTACCTAGTCTTTTTCATATAGAAACATTATTCCTAATTCATTAACcattaagataataaaataatccCAACTATTAATATAATTACACAATAGTAGAATATTTTTAAGCTATAATAGAGCATTACTATCTATAAATTGGTATTCATTTTCGAAAACTTATTCATTGCTAAATTCATATCATTTTAATAgacatttaatatatattttttagtgaataagaaacaaacaaaaattagtCATATCTACTATCACAAATACTACCAATATTAatgctacaaaaataaaatgtttctcaaaaattaaataatttcaaatattgtgaCTCTCAAcctttttaaccaaaaaaaaaatcattaaaagaaTGATGTATTTAGGCTTTAGTTCATGCCATGAATTTCAAGGTTAATGTGCCAATGATTCAACTCCAAGTTGAATACAACggagaataataataatatagagaGACTTAACCTACgttcaaaacatgataaaatttGTCAACCAAAAATTGTAGCTTTATATCTTTATCTATTATGTCAAAACCCTatttcacacacacacattggTATAAAGAGGAAATATGCCAACAACTTCAAAATCACCATAAAATTCCATAATTGAGTTTCATTACTTACCATTATTTGACCTTGCGATATTGACAATGATTTAATACACATGTTATGTCTATTTCCTGTTTTTAACTTACCTTTCCATGGCTGCAAgttaatgacaaaaaaaatggtcCAACTTTCTTATATATTCAaaaaattcaatgaataaaaaatgaaagagaaatagatggaaaaatggtcgaactttcttatatatattcaaaaaattCAATGAATAACAAATGAAAGAGAAATAGATGGGAGTGAAGAGAAGAAACACATATTGatgttgaaaatttgaagagatgatatgataaataaatgagaatgGAAGAAAAAGCTAGAATTGGATGAAAAATAAGCtgaagggtatttttgtcaagAATGGGtcattttttagattgaaataTGTGAAGGATTAGATTTGCAAAATTACAATTCTCattcattttaatcaaatagcCTTTTAACTATGGCCggtttcttttgattttcttttgatttgccAATCAAAAGAACATATTCCCTCTACATTGTAATTACTACTGGCCTTCATTCTACTGCACTCCAAAAATGTTCCCTCTATATCTCAATCAATCTATTTTTGATCTCCCAGGGTCATTTCCAAGTTACCGTTATGATCAGGTAGGCCAGGGGATTTGTCTCCATTGCTATTCTTCTTCAATCTTGTTGGAGTCATTGCAGCAATCCATTTTTGAATAAAGTCCAAGCTTCTAGTTGTTTAGAAAATTAGTAAAGCCTCCTTGAATATAGAAGAGCGCATTTGAACATTCCAGGAtttgttttcatcaatttaaaGGGACTTCTCACTTTGTAGTTATTTATTCAATTCCAGCCTGCATTTATGGACTTGTATTGCGCCATTCTCCATGAATCACCAATATTCCACAATGTTGACCCACAAACGGTGTGCCACCGACTACAAATATATGATCAAAAGTAACTTGAATTCCCCGTCTGTTACTATGTTTATATcatggaaaatatttatttcctgtTGTGCTCTACATATCGTTTGCCTGCAAATGCACTGAAAGTAGAAGGAAAAGTTTCTCATTAATTGGTTAATAGTAAGATCCAcacatttgttttgttttgtttgtttgccttttattttcttttttgcccTTTTCCCCCCTCTCCgctgagagagaaagaaaaaaggaattaGACCACCACTTGAATTTAACCAGCCGAGACCAACATGAGATCATAGTACTCCTTTATGGAAAAATAGTGGATTACTTTGAACGTTCCTTAGATGCAACCGTATCTGCCTTTGAAAACTAGAGACACACGTTCACACGAGGGAACCTTGGTCCTCCATCTATAAATGCCAACCCTTGTTCTTAGATCTCTTCTCACCTCAAACCATTCTCTGCAAACCAACCAATCCTACTCCTCTTCCTCTTTCGATCCTTTTCATTTCAAACTCTAAGATCATGGGTGTTTTCACTTACGAGAGTGAGGTCACTTCCTCGGTTCCCCCAGCCAAGATGTTCAAGGCCGCTATCCTCGATTCTGACAACCTCATTCCCAAGGTAAGGCCTCAAGCTATCAAGAGTGTGGAAACCATACAAGGAGAGGGAGGCCCTGGAACCATCAAGAAGATTCACTTTGGTGAAGGTTAGTTTTGTATTATAATCATTGCAGCACATATAACTATCACTGCATGGTGTCATGAACATGTTAACAGAACAGAATAGAATAATGGaggttctgtttttttttttctctttctggTGTCCAGGCAGCAAATTCAAAAGCATGACACACCGGGTTGATGCGATTGACAAAGAGAACTTCACATTCAGCTACACTGTGGTTGACGGAGATGTTTTGACGGGCGGCATTGAATCAATTTCTCATGAGCTCAAAGTGGTGGCTTCTCCTGATGGAGGATCCATCTACAAGAACACCAGCAAGTACCACACCAAGGGCGATGTAGAGATCTGTGAAGAGCACGTTAAGGGTGGCAAAGAGGAGGCTCTGGCATTGTTCAAGGCTATTGAAGCCTACGTCCTGGCACATCCCGATGCCTATTAAGTAAAACTGCCTGTAGTAATTGAGATATTAGTCTCTTGAGTCCACCTTCATATTCATTGCATCTATCAGTCTCAATAAGTTTGGCCTTTTGTGTTTTTGCCATATGGCCAAAGTAGCCTTGGCTTAGAAATAAGAGTTTCCCAGGTGTGATCCTCGGAGTATTTGTGATGTTCTATTGCCATGAAGTGTCATTATTGTATTACCTTAATAAATATATTGGAAATCATCTGTTTTACTAATTAAGCAATATCTGCACCAATTCCAAATTAATTAGTCACTAAGATTGTTAGCGAATTACTGCTGGGCGAGATTTATTTTGATACATGCATGATGGTGTAAACTGGAAATACTTTATTTAGAAAaccatctttattttatttttttttataaaaaattgttttctattaaatgattatttaatttactATAACACAATGACTTCTACCTTAGTGATAAACACCACACACCGATGATAAACACCAGTCACAGCAACCCAGCAGCAGCAGCAAGAATGCAAAGTCTCCAACAGATTCCACACCTCACAGTTAGCATGAGCTTTTCAGTCCTGAAACTGACTAACTGTTAGAAACTGTCTGTGAGAAACATACTCTCTGATATGAACCGACTGTCATCTACTGTATATAAGAACACATTCATGAATAACAAAGAAGTGTTCCACTCTTCTTGAAATAAAAAgaacttcaaaattattttacttaggACCCACAATAGGCTTAAGATCTTCATAAGTTGTCTCACCAATGAATCTTCTTTCATGTTTCCAAGAAGCCATGAAGTTTAAAGTCCATCATTGCTAGTTTGGGTTTCGACATTTTTCCTCCTTGTCATCCTTAAATTCTTTAGGGGGTTCTTCTCCATTTGACAAATGATGGAGAACACCAAGATTACGAACTAAGAGAGTGATCGGTTGCACCACAATAGCAAATCGGTAGTGTTCAGTTTGATGGGGATCAAGTTAGAGCAGTGGTGAAAGGATTGGATGTTTAAATCAGGTTATGTATGTGGGATAGAGGATGAACTATGAAGGCATGTTCGTGGAAGCAAGTCATTATATGTAGTATCAAATCTAAATCCTAATAGTAAGGAATTTATTTGATCCTATAAAAATGTTTATCTATTTGACTCTATAATCCAAGGGATACAATATGGCATTGCATGTGATATCTTTTATCATATAGTGGAAAAAGTTtgttaaatcatattttaaaggGTGAAGATTATGACATCAAGaatggataatatttatattaaatttattttttaaaatcattgttcAACATTTTGCTATATTTAATTTCATCTCCCAAGTTGGCAAAACCACTAGAAGCTTAGACTTCTATTCAACAACGGCTGCAAGGGTCAATATTGGCCATCACCATCTGTTCTTTTCCTCCTTTCACAATTTGAGATTTGGCCACATGTCCTCCGTGGctccaattttattaaaatattttcattttaaatattttaaaatatacaattgGCAGGTCAGATTTTAATCAACATCACCTAGTGTGAATACTAACAACATAAAATTCTCGCACGGACCGAGGATTGCGATAGCACCCTCAAGTCTCCAAACTATGGCCATATATATCTGAATCTCATACTTGCattaatattaaagaaattGATATCCGCCTAACTACtatgatttataattaattttcttgatCTCAAGGTCTTCATCAATGGGTTGGGAAAATTAAAGTATGtcatattatgattttttaaaattttttttagtcaCTTTTTATAtagtataagaaaataattcaaagtGAGTgggtataaaaaatttatttattgttaattgAATGAATGGTTTAAATAGTTTATTGTCTTGAAGAAAAATTCAAagtataaatttaaaagaattaagaTTAGAAAAAAGTCAATAATCATCATTCAATAGTTGACCATGTAGGTTACTTTCAACTCCTATATGACAAAATTAAGAGTAAAAAAATCCCTAATAAAACAAAGTCCAATATCTCAATTGTTTatttaaaggaatttaaaatgtatttaggtgaaataagagaagaaaatgagaacaTTATCATGTTTCAATGGcttcataaaaatgaaaaaataaatcaatagctctatatatatatatatatatatgaaggaaTATAGATTGGAATCTATAAGAATATGCCAAATcctattttatattatcctttaGATATGATATAAAATGCCTCTTACACATATCACTATgttatttatatgattttggATTAATCATTCCTTACACAACTGGCCgtactatatataaaattttagagTCAAAATTGGAGGCTGATCTATGATGCTTCATAATGAAGTtactatctttttcttttttgtctcaAGGATAAATTATTAGCAAGTAAtacttctttgttttgtttaaaatacaaattcatCTTTAACCTCTAGTTGCTTGCacattcaaaatataaattagaaCACCCCTTGTCTCTTGACAGTTGATTTGAATGCATCAAGTAAAATATAAACTTCCTATTAAGAAAGAAAGTCTACCTAAATTACTTAAATCtaattctttttccctttttttccgtaactttttcacttttcaaTTTAGGCATTGAGGTGCTCATATTTAGGAGTTGGTGAATTGAACCAATTCAACCTGATGTTTAGGCGGGATTTgaacaaacatttttaatactaagattaaatttgtgttaagtttttttCGATTTAGATTAGATTAAGATCAAATTTCGAATAACTCAAGCTTAATCTGAATCGAtctaatgtttttataatatttataatatctattgttttttatataataatatttatttaattatcaacTTGACTAACTCCTTCAAATTGCAACCCTATTCATATTGGAcacacttagatttttattttttttttccaagattCATAACATCTTTATTTAGACTAAATATCCACTATCTAAATTAGGAAAATTTGTGAGATACCAAAATTAGAGTCCTTGTATGATTAAATTTGGactatgaaataaaaaattaaaatataaaatatcctTCTTTATCTGTTTTTCCATGGAAATGGATCAATATCTTTGAACAATGTGGGTCTTTTATAGACTACGAAAGTTTAATATTCTCAACAAAAACCagccaaaataaataaataaataaggtttTCAGAGCAGAGCCAAGGAATGAATTTATGAGGGTCCATTACATTAGAAAAAGTAATCACAACTCCTCGTCAGGGTTAGCAAGAAGGTAGGCCTCAACCAGCTTATACACTCCCATGGCTTTTTCCTTCCCTTCTCTGATACTCTCCTCCTTAATCTCAAACTCCCCCTTAGTGTGATACTCACTCCTCGTCTTGCAAATGCATCCTCCATCACCAGACTCCTCGAATTTCATCTCATAAACAATCGATTCAAGCTGATCACCAAGCACACCACCTTCAATCAAAGTGTATCTGCACTCTAGCTTCTCTTTGTCCACTGCATTGATCTTATACTTCAAATACTCGCAATCACTATCTGTAAAAAAACCAACCCAAATTCCTCATTATTCATACTGATCTGCAGCAGATATATCATAGGAATTTTCACTAAGAAAGTCGATTTTCTTGCTAGACTAACCACCAGAGAAGTTCGTCTGTGTAATGCTTCCAGCCCCACCATCACCTTCAACAAACTCGATGCTCTTTACTGATTCAGGCACCAACCTGGGGACAAGGATATGGGAATCCACGACCAGCGCCTTGAACATCCGAGCAGGAGAGACCGGAGTTACAAACTCTTGAGTAAAAGTTGTGACACCCATCTGTGCTTTGAAGGGGAGAAGGAGCTGAAGATGATCAACTTTGATGCAGAAGGTTTTGAGATATGGTATGTTATATGGTTAGATTTTTGGTTTTGAGGTACCCTAAGTACTGTGAAAGTCtatattcaaattcaatcttGATAGCACTCCATTATGGACTCATTCAATCCCTACATCCACAAAGATGAGCAGTTCaagattataattaaaaaatttaaggtgGCCGCTAGAAGAACTTTCTGATAACCAAGAAAAAAGGGTTAAGTAATTTGATTTCTAATCTGAGTCTACACAAGttgatatataatttatacGCCTAATAGATTGGTAATCATTCCGTCCACCAGCTAAAGGGCAAGAGTCAACTAGTTGCTCTCACTTATGAACTCATTATTTGACATTAATAAGGGTAAACATGTTAAATTCtaatactatttaaaaaaaaaaaaaaaggttaaaatctattttaattatcaaataatcttaacacttaaaataaaatttaagtaataaattttaaatcaacaaatTGATCGAGATTAAGATAAGTCATTTtaacttataaaatattaaattttcagtTCTACTGAGTAATACCTTGAtttgtcattttcttatttcttctaGATTCTATAAAGTAGTTCATTCAATTATGAAGGTCTATCAAGGTTATGTCTATTATCAAGTGTTGACATTAGAATTGGCACAATTTTCTGCAACTATTGCCATTACATTCCATTCCCAAATGAAAATTGAACCATTCCTCCTTACAGCTGTTTGCAAATTAGCATAGATAGCTACCTTACCCTACAAgtttcattaatatatatatatatagcaatgTTTTATGGAACAAAATTGACAAATTAAATCTTACAAATAGTTTATTTAGATGTCGTAATTAAGCATTATGTTACTATTTATCACAACAATGCCTTGCTCTTGAAGATGCTAGTTCAAAATAGGTTAAAATTAAGTATTCAAGAGAGTGACAGGTTAAAATTAAGTATTCCAATTATGAACAATATGTTACAAATATTATGCATATAAAGATAACTCAAATCACACAAAAAATATAGGATATTAAGCGAAAAATCACCTAGCAATCATGATTTTACCTGTTCAAATGCACTTCTTAAGGTTTTATACCATCAATACCTATACTCGTTTTTTACATATCTGACATAACACTCTCATATGCTTCCTTGTGAATCTCTTGAATTAAAGTTTCACGATTAGAATCTTTGACCTCTATTGATGTCAAATATACTTACAAGGCAAATCTACGAAGTATTAAGAGATGGAGGCTCAAGCTTTGGAAATGACGATTATTCTCTTAGAgttctctctttttttattcttcaaaacaaatCTATTTATACTCAAAAATCCTATGAACTAATTATGGAGAGTTTCCTAATTTTGAAACATTccaaaaaccttttaaaaataaaaaaataaaaaaataaaagagtaaaaatcaaatttggaaaTGCCTAAAAGTCATCTCAGTGTATGAACACTTGAAGGGAGCATTCAAACGCCCTATTGGGTGGTTGAACACTTACTCCAAAATCAACTctccaatttccaatttttcaagCTTTTGTCCATAATTTCCAACATAGTATCATGTATTAGTCATCACATAAGTTTTACCAACCATAAATGAATACTTAATTACCTTGAATTTGATGACTTTGACTTAACCCAAATGTGAATCTAATGAAGTTCAAAGTTATCTTGAGATGACCAAGGATGTAAATTGCATCCaatgagtaaaaaaattatcaattaactCAAAATATCATCAACGTATTTGCTAAATATATGGTATGAAATATAATTACTGAATTggtaattatatttaaaaatccaatcaaaattaaatattctaAACACAAAATTGACATAAGACACAATAGTATTATCTTATTATATAGTAAGCttacaaaaattagttttacaAATTGAGATAATGGAATGACTAATCCCATGAATTTTAGGAGTCTaaacatgaaaagaaaaaaataaagggtaAAACTTTAATAATGTTGGCCCTCAATTGTTGACCTAATTAGTTAGTATAATTTCATTAATAATTAGTTTCAcctcctttataaaaaaatttaaatagaaaattaattcCACATAATGTACCATGGATGGTAATTGGATGTCTATAGTTAAAAATCTAGGcttcttatggcatatgcaaagtatttcaaatattattacaatgaaatttaaatagaaTGCATGAGAAACCACATTATTTTACTATAAATGATCGCTTTAGAGTATTCTAAATATGTCCACAAAGatacaataatattaattatcttCCAAAAATCATCATCATAATTAGGAGATAAAATTTAACATTTAACTAATAGAATGAAAGCAATATGGGGATATATTAGGAAAAATTATTTCCATATATAATACAAACTTGGGAGATAAAAATTAAACTGAAATTTAAACTATATGGTGAAAGCAATATGGGGATATTTCTAATTTCATACTTGTACTTAGTCCTTAATCTCTATCTATAAATACCCCTGCTAATCCTCCATCATCTTTGTTCTTAGTATTTCTCCATCATCTTCGTCACTCCTCACTCACAAATTTCTTGAGTTGTATCATGtctttatataaatatgagtGTCACTAGCCATGTTGTGAAGCTTACATCCTCAATTACAACGGCAAGATTTTCCAAGGCATTATTTGTGGATTCTCATAACCTTCTCCTAACAATCTTGCTTGATGTCATAAAAAGTATTGGTGTgattaaagaaaacaaagataATGGAACCCTCacaacaataaattaatttctctaAGGTTGGGTCGATAAATCATAAATTTCTACATACTAGTTTTTTGTGTTCATATACTTCAAATGAATAAGCTAAGACTCAGTTTGGCAATTCTTTTAAAAGACactttaagataaaaaaaaaaacatttttaaagaaaaattagactttggaaaaatctaaaaagcactttaaaaaaagttttaaaaaaatcaattgtaatGATTCTCATAAAAACACTTGATATAAAGAAAACAATTCTATTTTCGTTAAAACGTTTTACTTGTAGTGCTTTTATTAGTAACATCTTTAAAGAATCACTTAATCTTTAAATATAAACTAACAAAGTATTTTAATCATGTTTTTTACAATATTGTATTATAAAACTAAGTAACTTTGAAAGAATCCCCTAccaagtaattttaaaaaaactttatcaaatatttaatatttaatatgaaATTAAGCGCTTTCAAACATTGGAAAATCTTCGATAATATTACTTCTAAATGGATTCTAAATATATTGTGTTTGCAAGGAAATATGTGAAGAATCAAATCGATCTATTAGACTAGAGAATTTGGTGAGTAAGTATGCAATATTGATCTAGGTGATGATCCATTGCTGGGGAAGGTTGAATCCATCTCTTTTGAGAGGTGAAGGAGCATTGAATTCAAAGATGACAATTGAGATCCTTAGTGTGGGTGAAGCCATCAATGCTGTGGAAGAAATCAAAGGGGGGATCAGGCAGCAAGTGTTGTAGGGAAGGTCGTGGAAGCCCACCTCTTCCGAAAGTCAAATCTCTATgcttaattaaattgaattttttccatattttaaaagttatagCATTTATGTCACTAGGTATGTACCCTAATGATAATTAATAACaatcttgataaaaaaaaactagggtttgtttggttggGATGTTAATCACTCCATTGAGACCTAAAATTTAAGTAGGTCATAACTTTACATATGATTTAACacgaaaaattaatatttcacaTTTAAAATACATTGTATTTAGTTTGCATACAAAAAGATGTGAacgaaaatacttttaaatcaAAATGCATATTTaattcaacaaacataaaatcggaattaataaatcaaactttAATTATAACGTTTAACATTTTAATATCACCAAATTTATGGtttcattttaatttcataGCCAAAACATGAAAACATGAAGTAATTtagtattatttaaatatataggAAATTAATGAAACCAAACTCAAGAAgtgtatttaaataaaaaataaatttaaatttcatattttttttgaagtatatttaaggttttttttatattattaataggaaattaaatgtgagaaaattatttttgtaaatattttttcttttcttaatatttttctaggCCAAaacatatgataaaaatttgagataaaGTATGAGAAAAATagcaagaaaataaatggaagaaaagagtggaaaataaaaataataggttaaatcttaataaatttatcttatttagtaatttaattttctctaaTTCTCttacaatataaaattttagataatttttttatatctaatttttcttcatatttttcaccaGATTTTAAcaacatttttcttcttatatgTAAACTATACAGGGGGTGGTTGCTAGGCAAATATGTAATTAAACACAAGGAGCAGGAATCGTCTCGAACGGGCACAGAGAAATAAAGGTGAGGCCGATTTCTAGAGGCTTCTGGACCCTTGGTTCCTCAGATCTCCGCTGCGAATCTCTTTCTC
This region of Vitis vinifera cultivar Pinot Noir 40024 chromosome 5, ASM3070453v1 genomic DNA includes:
- the LOC100263738 gene encoding pathogenesis-related protein STH-2, whose amino-acid sequence is MGVTTFTQEFVTPVSPARMFKALVVDSHILVPRLVPESVKSIEFVEGDGGAGSITQTNFSGDSDCEYLKYKINAVDKEKLECRYTLIEGGVLGDQLESIVYEMKFEESGDGGCICKTRSEYHTKGEFEIKEESIREGKEKAMGVYKLVEAYLLANPDEEL
- the LOC100246525 gene encoding major strawberry allergen Fra a 1.05, which codes for MGVFTYESEVTSSVPPAKMFKAAILDSDNLIPKVRPQAIKSVETIQGEGGPGTIKKIHFGEGSKFKSMTHRVDAIDKENFTFSYTVVDGDVLTGGIESISHELKVVASPDGGSIYKNTSKYHTKGDVEICEEHVKGGKEEALALFKAIEAYVLAHPDAY